The Clostridium sporogenes genome contains a region encoding:
- a CDS encoding Mov34/MPN/PAD-1 family protein: MIEIANRCIKMKLPNGKVVDILPEVFQEISKWIQNDDYAPEGGGFILGYKHEGTGNISLEYVTYPQPLDILNRVYFKIRDPIHKILLLKARARKSFYMGVWHTHPQTIPAPSQVDWDDWNETLIKDKTASEYVFFLIAGTESIRVWVGDFKTKHIVEIFECEKEGDLYKKI; the protein is encoded by the coding sequence GTGATAGAGATAGCTAATAGATGTATAAAAATGAAACTTCCAAACGGAAAAGTAGTAGATATATTACCAGAAGTATTTCAGGAAATAAGCAAATGGATTCAAAATGATGATTATGCACCTGAAGGTGGAGGTTTTATCTTAGGATACAAGCATGAAGGAACCGGTAATATTTCCTTGGAATATGTAACATACCCTCAGCCATTAGATATCTTGAACAGAGTTTACTTTAAAATAAGAGATCCTATCCATAAGATATTGTTATTAAAGGCACGAGCCAGAAAAAGTTTTTATATGGGAGTGTGGCATACTCACCCGCAAACTATTCCTGCTCCATCTCAAGTAGATTGGGATGATTGGAATGAAACATTAATAAAGGATAAAACTGCTAGTGAATATGTATTTTTTCTAATAGCTGGTACAGAAAGTATTAGGGTCTGGGTTGGTGATTTTAAGACAAAACACATTGTGGAAATATTTGAATGTGAGAAAGAGGGTGATTTATATAAAAAAATTTAA